The DNA segment GCTGGCTGACCGTCAACGCGCCTTGCGCTACCAAGCCACGCACGACGACCTCACCGGACTGCCCAATCGCCACGAATTGCCGCAGTTATTCCGGCAATTCGACCGTACCGCCGAGCGTGAACCAGTCGCGCTGGTGATGCTCGGCCTGAACCGTTTCAAGCTCCTGAACAGCACCTACGGCCATGCTTTTGGCGACACCGTAGTGCGCGCGGTGGCGGATCGCTTGAAGGCCTGGTGCTCCAGGCATGAGGCCTTGTCGCGCTTCGGTGGCGACTCATTCGTCATCGTTTCACGCCTGGGTGACGATGGCGCATTGAATGACTTGTGCACACGTTGCGAGGACTTGTTCAGCACCCCCCTCAGTATCAACGGACAGCATATATCCGTTTCTGCTGCCTTTGGCATCAGCATTGCCAATCCGCCGCAGATCAACCTCGAAAATATGCTGCGCGAAGCAGATACGGCAATGTACGAGGCGAAGCGCAGCGGAAACACGCATGTGGTGACTTTTGACCGCTGCCTGTTCGAGCGTTCTGCACGCCAGTTCCAGATCGAATCGGCTCTTCCCGACGCCATCGCAAAGGGTGATATCGAAATCTATTACCAGCCGATAATAGATACGCAACGCGGTTGCATCGCCGGATTTGAAGCATTATCGCGCTGGAAACATCCTGAACTGGGGATGATTCCTCCCCCCGAATTCATACTTGCTGCCACAGATTCAGGCCATATCTCCAAGCTGACGCAATATGTGTTGCGCCAATCCTGTGAGGCCTTTCGCCCTCATCTCGCCAACCCTGAATGCCCCTACCTGGGCGTTAATATTTCGGTAAGTGATATCTATACGGGGGATCTGCCAAACCGCCTGGCTGAAATATTGAAAGAAACAGGCATGCCCGCCAGCCGTTTGATTCTGGAGGTGACGGAAGACATGCTGCTGCACGATGAAAATTCAGCGATCGAGGTATTGGCGCAAATCCGCTCCCAAGGCGTACGCATCGCCATCGACGACTTTGGTACCGGTTATTCATCGATGGGCTATCTTTCGAAATACCAGGTGCATCTCATCAAGATTGATCGTAGCTTTGTGCAGAATATCGCCACATCCTCTCAAGATCAGAAGATTGTGCGTGCCATTTCCTCCATGGCCAGAGACCTGGAGTTAAGCATCATTACCGAGGGTGTGGAAACCACCGAACAATCCGATCTGCTCCGGAAAATGGGGTGCCTGCTGCAGCAAGGTTATCTGTTTGGCAAGCCACAGCCGGCCGCACAATGGGCGGTGAACGCCAACCGGGCGCCTGCGGGCCGGGCCACCCAATCTGTGCACTGACCTGCCTGGAGCGTCGGTCTGTGCGACATTGGCCTCAAGTCCTCCATGTCCATGGCCACACCTGGCATCGCATGGTGCATGGCCGCCGCCGCAGCAGCAAGACCGGCAAGTGCGCACGGATCATATTTCTTGCTGATTGGCCCTGAAACCTAGAACATCACCCGATAGCATATCGCATTGATTTTTTGCGAAATATTCAAACTGTTCAAGATTGTTTATGTCTTTTATCAAGACCTCCACCTTGAGCATTTTCGCAAGCGCCATGATATTGGAGAATATAAGCTGGTCTGTTTTGTTATGAAAAATAGACTCTATAAACTCCCCGCCAATGGTGATCCTGTCCACCGGGACTTCTTTCAGTCTGTGAAGCGACGAATATTCGGTCCCAAAATTGTTGACTGAAATTTTCACGCCCATGCTGCGCAAGGCTTTGATGCCATTGATCAGCGTGCAATCTATTCTGGGTAAGCTGGCGATTTCATCCACCTCCAGGTATAGTTTGGAAGTGTCAATTTGGCTTTTATTCAGAATGCGTCTCAGAAAATCTATTCCGTAATTTCTGATGACCGCATCAAGATGGAATGCAATGCTCAGCTTCCAGTCCTGCTTCTCTTCTTCTTTTTCCCAGCGAGAAATCTGACTGCATGCCTCAGCAAAGGACCAGGCGCTCTCCAATGCAGATGAGGTGCCGCTGGCTGGCGGAATGAGTAAGTCCTTCACGGAGTTGATGATTCGATTGCATCTGGCGTGGTGCAATTCGGCGGCCATTCCAGTTATGCAGAACCTGCTGTCAACCATGGGTTGAAAATTGAAAAACAATTCTTCTTTATTTATTCTGGAACACTGCCTCTCTTTCGCTGCAAGCACTTCTCTTTTCATCATAAAAACAAATTTTTATTCCGCGCAGAATTGTTATAAATACATTCCAAACTGAGATATTGCCCTGTGGGGTGGTCCAGACTGATAATTTTATATATTTTTTACAATATCCCATTTTGGGATTTGTTAGAATTTGTTTGAAAATTCAGTTATCTTAAAATTTGCAATGACCACCATTGAATCTCTTGCATGTGGA comes from the Comamonas terrigena NBRC 13299 genome and includes:
- a CDS encoding EAL domain-containing protein, coding for MVAYILGFAWWSPTRAQNAAHQRPDVLILLSYHPGHSWEDRILAGINEWQGNGESRPIFHTEWLDSKRLPGPAQYDNVLNYLTQKYIDKRFDLVLTVDDNALAFVARNPQIFGNPPVVFSGINGSPGDLIGNMTEVTGILERFDLSRTLHTALSLHPGTRRLVFVTPEDDVGVSMRNDINTVMALEPAGPIVEHWITPELLAIKDRLKEKTQETLLFVLGAIPARKGFPPLEPEEAVSFVRAATDLPVYTDLDTSVGKGAVGGYMDSGIETGRLQAAMAQKVLSGIAPSQIPYVRKTPLALVFDYLELQRLGLSKQDLPSGSTFINEPASIFDSKYRKPLIIFSVIIATLIACLAALVIRSRVLADRQRALRYQATHDDLTGLPNRHELPQLFRQFDRTAEREPVALVMLGLNRFKLLNSTYGHAFGDTVVRAVADRLKAWCSRHEALSRFGGDSFVIVSRLGDDGALNDLCTRCEDLFSTPLSINGQHISVSAAFGISIANPPQINLENMLREADTAMYEAKRSGNTHVVTFDRCLFERSARQFQIESALPDAIAKGDIEIYYQPIIDTQRGCIAGFEALSRWKHPELGMIPPPEFILAATDSGHISKLTQYVLRQSCEAFRPHLANPECPYLGVNISVSDIYTGDLPNRLAEILKETGMPASRLILEVTEDMLLHDENSAIEVLAQIRSQGVRIAIDDFGTGYSSMGYLSKYQVHLIKIDRSFVQNIATSSQDQKIVRAISSMARDLELSIITEGVETTEQSDLLRKMGCLLQQGYLFGKPQPAAQWAVNANRAPAGRATQSVH
- a CDS encoding EAL domain-containing protein, whose translation is MMKREVLAAKERQCSRINKEELFFNFQPMVDSRFCITGMAAELHHARCNRIINSVKDLLIPPASGTSSALESAWSFAEACSQISRWEKEEEKQDWKLSIAFHLDAVIRNYGIDFLRRILNKSQIDTSKLYLEVDEIASLPRIDCTLINGIKALRSMGVKISVNNFGTEYSSLHRLKEVPVDRITIGGEFIESIFHNKTDQLIFSNIMALAKMLKVEVLIKDINNLEQFEYFAKNQCDMLSGDVLGFRANQQEI